Proteins from a genomic interval of Rhipicephalus microplus isolate Deutch F79 chromosome 6, USDA_Rmic, whole genome shotgun sequence:
- the LOC119184056 gene encoding uncharacterized protein LOC119184056, which produces MARLGKLDEFDEKDQNFESYLERFEHFVTANDIREEKKLAVFLSVIGPRTYEVLKSLVVPAVPGDKSFEEVTVLLKKHYSPQCSVIAERCKFNKRAQEEQESVEDFIVALKQLARKCDFGQFLQDALRDRIVAGIRREETQLALFAEEDLTFEKACKIARDREQAARQTALLHAEGKEAAFYAMAIRGKGSEKKSKLRKLKEAKRVCERCGKAHAASVCWYKNVPCHSCSQIGHLQKMCPSNRRELKTANVVGCSDSDSELDVYHVINTVRSGYEVQLNVEGQDLCMQIDTGAAVTLIPESVRLNAFSHVKCEPSRVTLKTYTGEPVPVKGQCNVSVTVGKQSLRLPAIIVKDNGKQLPLLMGRSWLEGLGLDWKSVFAINKRPICASR; this is translated from the exons ATGGCGCGACTAGGCAAGCTAGACGAGTTCGACGAGAAGGATCAGAATTTTGAATCCTATCTGGAGCGTTTTGAGCACTTCGTCACCGCAAATGACATCAGAGAGGAAAAGAAGCTGGCAGTATTCTTGAGTGTGATAGGACCACGAACGTACGAGGTGCTCAAAAGTTTGGTAGTACCCGCTGTTCCTGGGGACAAGTCCTTTGAAGAGGTCACAGTGCTGTTGAAGAAACACTATAGCCCACAGTGCTCGGTCATTGCCGAACGTTGCAAATTTAACAAGCGAGCACAAGAAGAGCAGGAAAGCGTCGAGGACTTCATAGTGGCCTTAAAACAGTTAGCAAGGAAGTGCGATTTCGGTCAGTTTCTGCAAGACGCGCTGCGAGACAGAATAGTGGCAGGCATAAGACGCGAGGAAACGCAACTCGCCCTATTTGCTGAAGAAGATTTAACCTTCGAAAAGGCGTGCAAGATAGCCCGGGACCGAGAGCAGGCTGCGCGACAGACAGCGTTACTTCATGCAGAAGGCAAGGAAGCGGCTTTTTATGCAATGGCGATAAGAGGAAAAGGAAGCGAAAAGAAATCGAAGCTTCGGAAGCTCAAGGAAGCCAAGCGAGTTTGCGAAAGATGTGGCAAGGCGCATGCGGCTAGTGTTTGCTGGTATAAGAACGTCCCGTGTCACAGCTGTTCTCAAATCGGTCATCTACAGAAGATGTGTCCAAGTAATCGCAGAGAACTCAAGACTGCAAACGTGGTGGGCTGCTCTGATAGTGACTCTGAATTAGATGTGTACCATGTTATCAATACCGTGCGTTCTGGGTATGAAGTGCAGCTAAACGTAGAAGGGCAAGACCTCTGCATGCAGATTGATACGGGAGCAGCTGTGACACTAATTCCTGAGAGTGTGAGGCTGAACGCATTTTCTCATGTCAAGTGCGAGCCATCTCGAGTCACCCTAAAAACGTACACTGGGGAACCTGTTCCAGTAAAAGGGCAATGCAACGTTTCCGTTACGGTGGGAAAACAGTCTTTGCGGCTACCCGCTATTATCGTCAAGGATAACGGCAAGCAGCTACCATTGCTGATGGGGCGAAGTTGGCTTGAAGGGCTCGGGCTTGACTGGAAAAGCGTGTTTGCTATAAAT AAACGTCCCATTTGCGCTTCGAGATAA